A window from Oreochromis aureus strain Israel breed Guangdong linkage group 16, ZZ_aureus, whole genome shotgun sequence encodes these proteins:
- the lacc1 gene encoding purine nucleoside phosphorylase LACC1, which produces MSRAVLVDLLHRCCASCTGASLLEDSVSDSQVFVLCGNTYREKNGFVDTFLSSCKSVHILDSSSTVESLYRFKQTLDQLDLSSITVLTTAQGKEVLAHYQNLLFTAIYDFQYKQRPVDETCPSCRGSTDSVSPGEEVREEVSTFMQQLPALKGELTVLKSALIPDCFGHGFSTRTGGVSYIPTLSSLNLFSSCRRRDPVAVVMENRRRLALHAGFHPQPMHLVKVNHANDVWVLGKAEPESYDAMVTNQTGLVLAAPGADCMPLLFADPVAKVIGVAHAGWRGTIMGVAMATVNAMVTEFACQVSNIVVAVGPSVGPCCYTMERDQALDFMSVHPDCVPDPESARPHVDIRLANRVLLQKGGVLPEHIHDNTMTHWSCVTPCTSCHPENYFSHVRDGLNFGTQVGFLWIKQTNE; this is translated from the exons ATGAGTCGAGCCGTGCTGGTGGATCTGCTTCACCGCTGCTGTGCATCATGCACGGGCGCTTCTCTGCTGGAGGACTCGGTTTCGGACTCGCAGGTCTTTGTGCTGTGCGGGAACACTTACCGGGAGAAAAACGGCTTCGTAGACACGTTCCTGAGCTCCTGCAAAAGTGTGCACATCCTGGACTCGAGCTCCACAGTGGAGAGTTTGTATCGTTTCAAGCAGACTTTGGaccagctggacctgagctcgATCACGGTCCTCACCACCGCACAGGGCAAAGAGGTGCTGGCTCATTACCAGAACCTCCTTTTTACGGCCATATACGACTTCCAGTACAAGCAGAGACCGGTGGACGAGACCTGTCCTAGTTGCAGAGGCTCCACAGATTCGGTCTCACCTGGCGAAGAAGTGCGCGAAGAAGTGTCGACGTTTATGCAGCAGCTTCCTGCGCTGAAGGGAGAACTCACAGTTCTGAAGTCTGCGCTCATTCCAG ATTGTTTTGGTCATGGCTTCAGCACCCGTACAGGTGGTGTGTCCTACATCCCGACCTTATCCTCCTTGAATCTGttcagcagctgcaggaggagGGACCCGGTGGCTGTGGTAATGGAGAACAGGCGCCGATTAGCCCTCCATGCTGGTTTCCATCCTCAGCCCATGCATTTAGTCAAG GTGAACCACGCTAACGATGTCTGGGTCTTGGGGAAAGCTGAGCCCGAGAGTTACGATGCAATGGTGACCAATCAGACTGGACTCGTCTTAGCAGCTCCAGGAGCCGACTGCATGCCGCTCCTCTTTGCTGATCCGGTCGCAAAAGTCATCGGAGTCGCACATGCAG GTTGGAGAGGAACCATAATGGGGGTTGCCATGGCCACTGTGAATGCCATGGTGACAGAATTTGCTTGCCAGGTTAGCAACATTGTGGTGGCTGTGGGACCATCAGTGGGCCCCTGCTGCTATACCATGGAAAGAGACCAGGCGTTGGACTTCATGAGCGTCCATCCAGACTGTGTCCCTGATCCAGAGTCAGCCAGACCACACGTCGACATCCGTCTCGCCAACAG AGTTCTCCTCCAGAAAGGTGGCGTCCTGCCTGAGCACATCCATGACAACACGATGACGCACTGGTCCTGCGTGACGCCCTGCACCTCATGTCACCCTGAAAACTACTTCTCTCATGTCAGAGATGGGCTTAACTTTGGCACACAGGTGGGCTTCCTGTGGATCAAACAaacgaatgaatga
- the LOC116312451 gene encoding piggyBac transposable element-derived protein 4-like, with the protein MASENKSCKTEELLEISKDSEVELCVEDSSSDDEDLIQVDKENGSDSSYEILLPQSDDEDYEPPSPSSPAQPSEPDHCQATQSTSAPAVPQLPESSNNDDYEQPLQSPAKRKAKSKPARSKSRKSGPPEQEEMWRNEKVEDRNPEPFKFMPSREPGPTFNKTASWSPLSLFQLFFSVPVVQTIIQNTNANAARRKAAGIKFQWTDLTVKDFYIFLAIIVFTGLVSIHHRADYWKREWPYNFHFPQEYMSRNRFEAIMWSLHLSNLKDDEENQKKRNTPQYDRLFKIKPLYDQIVNACKANFQPYENICMDERMVASKARIGVKQYMKAKPTKWGYKLFVLADSASGYTWNFFVYTGKSESSISHGLSYSAVLDLLPFPLLGQGYTLYLDNFYTSSALLQHLHKNRFGCCGTIKKTQSDFPRTEKNDFPKRAERGDMRWIRKDEVLFVKWINTREITMCSTVHRAFSGKTVQRRVKEAGVWSAKQIPVPDAVLDYNKNMRGVDLSDVLIRYYSVQQKTKKWYKTFFYHFMDIAIVNSFILHKEICRSQGREPVTQKKFWEHLAAEMLSFAVGSAPAAPSPTLTCMPRYYSSDATQSRRYCRRCLDAGIPRVKTPIYCRACNVPLCLTSKKNCFEHWHKLQEYLSSVNVH; encoded by the exons ATGGCCTCCGAAAACAAATCGTGCAAGACAGAGGAGCTGCTGGAGATTTCGAAAGACAGTGAGGTAGAGTTGTGTGTTGAAGATTCTTCATCAGATGACGAGGATCTCATCCAGGTagacaaagaaaatggcagcgATTCGAGCTACGAAATACTACTGCCCCAAAG tgATGATGAAGACTATGAGCCCCCAAGTCCCTCATCCCCTGCACAGCCATCAGAGCCAGATCATTGCCAAGCCACACAATCTACCTCAGCTCCGGCTGTCCCCCAGTTGCCTGAAAG CAGCAACAATGATGACTATGAACAACCTCTGCAAAGCCCAGccaaaagaaaagctaaatCGAAGCCTGCTAGGTCTAAGTCTCGGAAGAGTGGGCCTCCTGAACAGGAAGAAATGTGGCGTAACGAAAAGGTGGAGGACAGAAATCCTGAACCCTTCAAGTTTATGCCCTCCAGGGAACCTGGTCCTACATTTAACAAGACGGCATCATGGtctccactttcgctcttccaGCTTTTCTTTAGTGTACCTGTTGTACAGACAATCATTCAAAATACCAATGCCAATGCTGCAAGAAGGAAGGCAGCTGGCATAAAGTTTCAATGGACTGATCTGACAGTGAAAGACTTTTACATCTTCTTGGCTATTATTGTTTTCACAGGCCTTGTAAGTATACACCACAGAGCTGACTACTGGAAAAGGGAATGGCCATACAATTTTCACTTCCCCCAGGAATATATGTCCAGGAACCGTTTTGAGGCCATCATGTGGTCATTGCACCTCTCCAACCTGAAAGACGACGaggaaaaccaaaagaaaagaaacacccCGCAGTATGATCGGCTTTTCAAAATCAAGCCGCTCTACGACCAAATCGTGAATGCCTGCAAAGCAAATTTCCAGCCTTATGAAAACATCTGCATGGATGAGAGGATGGTGGCATCTAAAGCTAGAATTGGCGTCAAGCAGTATATGAAGGCGAAGCCCACAAAGTGGGGATACAAGCTGTTTGTTCTTGCTGATTCAGCATCGGGTTACACTTGGAACTTTTTTGTGTACACAGGGAAGAGTGAAAGCAGCATAAGCCATGGTCTGAGCTACTCAGCCGTTTTAGATCTTCTGCCATTTCCTTTGCTTGGTCAGGGCTACACTTTATATTTGGATAATTTTTATACCAGCTCTGCACTCCTCCAACATCTGCATAAGAATCGCTTTGGCTGCTGTGGaaccattaaaaaaacccaGAGTGATTTTCCCcgcacagaaaaaaatgacttcCCTAAAAGAGCTGAGAGGGGAGATATGCGCTGGATTAGAAAAGATGAAGTGCTCTTTGTCAAGTGGATTAACACTCGGGAGATAACGATGTGCTCCACAGTGCACAGGGCCTTCAGTGGAAAGACTGTGCAGCGTAGAGTGAAGGAGGCTGGGGTGTGGTCGGCAAAGCAAATACCTGTTCCTGATGCAGTGCTGGATTATAATAAGAACATGCGTGGTGTTGATTTATCTGATGTTCTCATTCGTTATTACAGTgttcaacaaaaaacaaagaagtggtataagacttttttttatcacttcATGGACATTGCCATTGTGAACAGTTTTATTTTGCACAAGGAGATATGCAGGAGCCAGGGTCGGGAGCCAGTAACTCAGAAAAAGTTCTGGGAGCACCTTGCTGCGGAAATGCTGTCTTTTGCTGTAGGCTCAGCACCAGCAGCACCATCGCCCACACTCACATGCATGCCACGTTATTACAGCAGCGATGCTACACAATCCAGGAGGTACTGCAGGAGGTGCCTGGATGCTGGCATCCCAAGGGTGAAAACACCTATTTATTGTAGGGCTTGCAATGTCCCCCTGTGCCTCACGtccaaaaaaaactgttttgagcacTGGCATAAGCTGCAGGAATATTTATCAAGTGTAAATGTGCACTGA